In a single window of the Platichthys flesus chromosome 5, fPlaFle2.1, whole genome shotgun sequence genome:
- the LOC133953418 gene encoding trace amine-associated receptor 8b-like, which translates to MMDGLEAAALCYPQLLNSSCRRSTRPRTEALLLYALLSSITLLTIALNLLVVISISHFRQLHTPTNLLLLSLAVSDLLVGLLVMPVEMVRVIESCWRLGEVMCALIDIISFTLTSASVGNMVLISIDRYVAICHPLHYNNKITRSRIEVCVCLCWACSLLYSGLILKDHLRQPDRHSSCYGECVVVINFVSGAVDLVITFIGPSSAIVLLYMRVFVVAVSQARALRSHITAVAGGSVTVTAKRSERKAARTLGVVILVFLITFCPYYYPSLAGEDTSNSASAWPIVSWLLYFNSCLNPLIYAFFYPWFRKSIKIIVTLKILKQHSSQESVLLSQSINTAQV; encoded by the exons ATGATGGATGGTCTGgaggctgcagctctctgcTACCCTCAGCTCCTCAACTCCTCCTGCAGGCGATCTACTCGTCCTCGCACGGAGGCCCTCCTCCTCTACGCGCtgctctcctccatcaccttgCTCACGATAGCCCTCAACCTGCTGGTCGtcatctccatctctcactTCCGCCAGCTCCACACCCCCACCAAcctgctcctgctctccctGGCCGTCTCAGACCTCCTCGTGGGGCTTCTGGTGATGCCGGTGGAGATGGTGAGAGTCATAGAAAGCTGCTGGCGGCTGGGCGAGGTCATGTGCGCCCTGATCGACATCATCAGCTTCACTCTCACCTCGGCCTCGGTGGGGAACATGGTGCTCATCTCCATCGACCGCTACGTGGCCATTTGTCACCCTCTGCACTACAACAACAAGATCACCCGCAGCAGGatcgaggtgtgtgtgtgtctgtgctgggccTGCTCGCTCCTCTACAGCGGGCTGATCCTGAAGGACCACCTCAGGCAGCCAGACAGACACAGCTCCTGCTACGGGGAGTGTGTGGTGGTGATCAACTTTGTCTCCGGTGCGGTCGACCTGGTGATCACTTTCATCGGCCCGAGCTCGGCCATCGTCCTACTGTACATGAGAGTGTTTGTTGTGGCGGTGTCTCAGGCGCGTGCCCTGCGGTCTCATATTACAGCTGTTGCAGGTGGTTCAGTGACGGTCACGGCcaagaggtcagagaggaaagCAGCCAGGACTCTGGGTGTGGTCATACTGGTGTTTTTGATTACCTTCTGTCCGTACTATTACCCGTCTCTTGCGGGAGAGGACACCTCAAACAGTGCGTCAGCTTGGCCCATCGTGTCCTGGCTACTGTATTTTAATTCCTGTTTGAATCCACTCATTTATGCCTTTTTCTATCCCTGGTTtagaaaatcaatcaaaattATTGTCACCCTAAAGATATTGAAACAGCATTCCTCTCAGGAAAGTGTACTATTAAGTCAGAGCATAAACACAG CCCAGGTGtga
- the LOC133953419 gene encoding trace amine-associated receptor 13c-like, which translates to MMDGLEAAELCYPQLLNSSCRRSTRPRTEALLLYALLSSITLLTIALNLLVIISISHFRQLHTPTNLLLLSLAVSDLLVGLLVMPVEMVRVIESCWRLGEVMCALSYIIGFTLTSASVGNMVLISIDRYVAICHPLHYNNKITCSRIEVCVCLCWACSLLYSGLILKDHLRQPDRHSSCYGECVVVINFVSGAVDLVITFIGPCSAIVLLYMRVFVVAVSQARALRSHITAVAGVSVTITAKRSERKAARTLGVVILVFLMTFCPYYYPSLAGEDTSNSASAWPIVSWLLFNSCLNPLIYAFFYPWFRKSIKIIVTLKILKQHSSQESVLLSQSINTGCDLCCFH; encoded by the coding sequence ATGATGGATGGTCTGGAGGCTGCAGAGCTCTGCTACCCTCAGCTCCTCAACTCCTCCTGCAGGCGATCTACTCGTCCTCGCACGGAGGCCCTCCTCCTCTACGCGCtgctctcctccatcaccttgCTCACGATAGCCCTCAACCTGCTGgtcatcatctccatctctcactTCCGCCAGCTCCACACCCCCACCAAcctgctcctgctctccctGGCCGTCTCAGACCTCCTCGTGGGGCTGCTGGTGATGCCGGTGGAGATGGTGAGAGTCATAGAAAGCTGCTGGCGGCTGGGCGAGGTCATGTGCGCCCTGTCCTACATCATCGGCTTCACTCTCACCTCGGCCTCGGTGGGGAACATGGTGCTCATCTCCATCGACCGCTACGTGGCCATTTGTCACCCTCTGCACTACAACAACAAGATCACCTGCAGCAGGatcgaggtgtgtgtgtgtctgtgctgggccTGCTCGCTCCTCTACAGCGGGCTGATCCTGAAGGACCACCTCAGGCAGCCAGACAGACACAGCTCCTGCTACGGGGAGTGTGTGGTGGTGATCAACTTTGTCTCCGGTGCGGTCGACCTGGTGATCACTTTCATCGGCCCGTGCTCGGCCATCGTCCTACTGTACATGAGAGTGTTTGTTGTGGCGGTGTCTCAGGCGCGTGCCCTGCGGTCTCATATTACAGCTGTTGCAGGCGTTTCAGTGACGATCACGGCcaagaggtcagagaggaaagCAGCCAGGACTCTGGGTGTGGTCATACTGGTGTTTTTGATGACCTTCTGTCCGTACTATTACCCGTCTCTTGCGGGAGAGGACACCTCAAACAGTGCGTCAGCTTGGCCCATCGTGTCCTGGCTCCTGTTTAATTCCTGTTTGAATCCCCTCATTTATGCCTTTTTCTATCCCTGGTTTAGAAAATCAATCAAGATTATTGTCACCCTAAAGATATTGAAACAGCATTCCTCTCAGGAAAGTGTACTATTAAGTCAGAGCATAAACACAGGTTGTGATTTATGTTGCTTCCACTGA